One Vibrio gazogenes genomic region harbors:
- the tssB gene encoding type VI secretion system contractile sheath small subunit has protein sequence MSKEGSVAPKERINIKYVPATGDQQAEIELPLKTLVVGDFKGHTEETPVEDRQSVSVDKNNFESVMRESNLSISATVKNKLGDDPDAELPVELSFKSLQDFAPDSVAAQVPELNKLIELREALVALKGPLGNIPAFRERLQALIASEESREKLLAELDIVGGSEEKEPQE, from the coding sequence ATGTCTAAAGAAGGTAGTGTCGCTCCGAAAGAGCGCATTAATATTAAATATGTTCCTGCGACAGGGGATCAACAGGCCGAAATTGAATTACCACTCAAAACATTAGTAGTTGGTGATTTTAAAGGTCATACGGAAGAAACACCGGTTGAGGATCGTCAATCTGTTTCTGTTGACAAGAACAACTTCGAGTCAGTGATGCGTGAGAGTAACCTCTCAATCAGCGCAACTGTAAAAAATAAATTGGGTGATGACCCTGATGCTGAGTTACCAGTCGAACTGAGCTTTAAGTCGTTGCAAGATTTTGCCCCAGATTCAGTTGCGGCTCAGGTTCCGGAATTGAATAAGCTGATCGAACTTCGTGAAGCCTTGGTTGCTTTAAAAGGTCCTTTAGGAAATATCCCCGCATTCAGAGAGCGCTTACAAGCCCTGATCGCATCTGAAGAGTCTCGTGAAAAGCTCCTTGCTGAACTGGATATTGTCGGCGGGTCTGAAGAAAAAGAACCTCAAGAGTAA
- the glpB gene encoding glycerol-3-phosphate dehydrogenase subunit GlpB — protein sequence MMNYDIAVIGGGIAGYCAAIRSQQAGRKTVLISQGQSALHFSSGSIDVLGRLPTGEPVVDPFAAISQLESAQLENDELASAVLQEAALPEEADSRQQTIRQTVQHPYVKVGRTGVKQSLLWFKEMLAAEVALSHQPDHANHWRITPFGTLKATWLSQPHVYQHRTNAPFREIVIIALAGYRDFQPQILKDNLARIADFSGLPIRIATIHLPSVEHDQRHPCERRSLDIAHLLQQAPIWSAFCEQLTEMTQSDDLVILPAVVGHGDGMAILDRLQQETQRHFHEVPTMPPSLMGMRLEAALHRIFIQAGGVHLKGDQVLGGHFEGHRLTEVYTRNLTDIPVRAEHYIMATGSYFSQGLQASRQAIKEPVFGLDVAQITPRTQWGGHDFVAQHQPHPFMTFGVSTNDQLHPSYCGETITNLYCCGAMLAGYDPVFEGSGGGVAIATAYHAVEQCITDNVCPATCQEALS from the coding sequence ATGATGAATTATGATATCGCCGTGATCGGCGGCGGAATTGCCGGTTATTGTGCTGCGATCCGCAGTCAGCAGGCTGGTCGGAAAACCGTGCTGATCAGTCAGGGGCAGAGTGCGCTGCATTTTTCTTCAGGCTCTATTGATGTGTTGGGTCGCCTGCCGACGGGTGAGCCAGTCGTGGATCCTTTCGCGGCCATTTCTCAGTTAGAAAGCGCTCAGTTAGAAAATGATGAACTTGCGTCCGCTGTATTGCAGGAAGCGGCGTTACCGGAAGAGGCCGACTCACGGCAACAGACCATCCGTCAGACGGTGCAACATCCCTATGTGAAAGTTGGCCGGACAGGCGTCAAGCAGAGTTTGTTGTGGTTTAAAGAGATGCTGGCCGCAGAGGTTGCGCTTTCTCATCAGCCGGATCATGCCAACCATTGGCGTATTACACCGTTTGGGACCCTGAAAGCAACTTGGTTATCTCAACCACATGTCTATCAGCATCGTACGAACGCCCCTTTTCGTGAAATTGTGATTATTGCGCTGGCAGGATACCGCGATTTTCAGCCACAGATCCTGAAGGATAATTTAGCCCGTATTGCTGATTTTTCCGGGTTGCCGATCCGGATTGCTACGATTCATCTCCCCAGTGTTGAACATGATCAGCGTCATCCGTGTGAACGACGTTCGCTTGATATTGCTCATCTGCTGCAACAGGCGCCGATTTGGTCGGCATTTTGTGAACAACTGACCGAGATGACCCAGTCCGATGATTTGGTGATTTTGCCTGCGGTCGTCGGTCATGGTGATGGGATGGCAATCTTAGATCGCTTACAGCAGGAAACGCAGCGTCACTTTCATGAGGTCCCGACCATGCCACCGTCGTTGATGGGCATGCGCCTCGAAGCCGCGTTACACCGGATTTTTATTCAGGCGGGGGGCGTTCATCTCAAGGGGGATCAAGTGCTCGGCGGCCACTTTGAAGGACACCGTCTGACAGAAGTGTATACCCGGAATCTGACCGATATCCCGGTTCGGGCCGAGCATTATATTATGGCAACCGGCAGTTATTTCAGTCAGGGGTTACAGGCATCACGACAGGCGATCAAAGAGCCAGTTTTCGGTTTGGACGTCGCGCAAATCACGCCGAGAACACAATGGGGCGGGCATGATTTTGTCGCGCAGCATCAGCCGCATCCGTTCATGACTTTTGGGGTATCAACCAACGATCAGCTGCATCCGAGTTATTGCGGGGAAACGATTACTAACCTTTATTGTTGTGGGGCAATGCTGGCCGGCTATGACCCCGTGTTTGAAGGCAGTGGTGGCGGTGTTGCCATTGCAACTGCGTATCATGCCGTCGAGCAATGCATCACCGATAATGTTTGTCCGGCAACTTGTCAGGAGGCTCTTTCATGA
- a CDS encoding type VI secretion system PAAR protein has translation MGNGIVVGNTGSDHDGFPPTPVTAGSGTVKYDGIPAARQGDPLVPHDKPKHPPHGRSIAAGSGTVMVDGKPAARAGDPISCGGALQGGSSVNIG, from the coding sequence ATGGGAAACGGAATCGTCGTTGGTAATACAGGTTCTGATCATGATGGCTTTCCTCCTACTCCTGTCACTGCAGGGTCAGGAACCGTTAAATATGATGGTATTCCTGCGGCTCGGCAAGGCGACCCTCTTGTGCCACATGATAAGCCGAAACATCCACCTCATGGACGCTCTATTGCAGCAGGTTCAGGAACGGTAATGGTTGATGGGAAGCCCGCTGCTCGTGCTGGTGACCCGATCAGTTGTGGTGGTGCTTTACAAGGTGGTAGCAGTGTTAATATCGGCTAA
- the tssF gene encoding type VI secretion system baseplate subunit TssF gives MAQDKYFREELSFLKEQGKRFTEIHPQLSRFLHGQVTDPDVERLLEGFAFLTARLREKVEDEFPELTHSIINMLWPNYLRPVPSMSIVAFQPESKVSEKQIVRAGIQLDSAEKVLGTVCHFRTCRDVAVYPLVIEDITSHHTRESSTVDINLAMKGEMSVGEALVDSLRFYLGGELYSAQMLYLWLHHHLDKMVIDVNGTEFSIPRDALQSVGFAGEDALLPYPKNVYEGYRILQEYLSFPEAFHFFDIHALDKVLPKSVRGKMTLRIHFSKTLPTDVRINQSSFQLYCVPIINLFEHDADPIDLTGKQSEYRVIPSSRYPSHYEVFSIDGVYGWQDKTQDSQRIRGEKRVYHPFESFQHQVERARHREVLYYRSRVKDSQRNDGFDTFMSFIRGDETLSVDVDEAISIQLTCTNRLLPIELGVGDICQSTDTSPDYVTFKNIIAPTQPLRPVLDGSLLWGLISNLSLNYLSLLSKDALSSVLRIYDFRALVDRQAERVAKKRLEGIIKIESKPIDKLLRGLPVRGLQSEIHIDQSCFGSEGDLYLFGRVLSHFFALYANINSFHELILVNVSNNEKYSWGTRTGMQPLI, from the coding sequence ATGGCACAAGATAAGTACTTTCGAGAAGAACTTTCATTTTTGAAAGAGCAGGGGAAGCGTTTCACTGAAATCCATCCCCAGCTTTCTCGTTTTCTTCACGGTCAGGTGACCGACCCGGATGTTGAACGCCTACTGGAAGGTTTTGCATTCCTGACAGCACGCCTGCGTGAAAAAGTTGAAGATGAGTTTCCTGAGCTGACGCATTCGATTATTAACATGCTATGGCCGAACTATCTTCGGCCTGTTCCGAGCATGAGTATTGTTGCATTCCAGCCGGAATCGAAAGTCAGTGAGAAGCAGATTGTCCGCGCAGGTATTCAACTTGATAGTGCAGAGAAAGTCTTAGGCACGGTATGTCATTTCCGGACATGTCGTGACGTCGCAGTTTACCCTTTGGTGATTGAGGATATTACCTCTCACCACACGCGAGAATCGAGTACCGTTGATATCAATTTAGCGATGAAAGGCGAGATGTCTGTCGGAGAAGCGTTGGTTGACAGTTTACGCTTTTATCTTGGTGGCGAGCTGTATAGCGCACAAATGCTGTACCTGTGGCTTCATCACCATCTGGATAAAATGGTCATCGACGTCAATGGGACTGAGTTCAGTATTCCGCGGGATGCCCTTCAGTCGGTTGGTTTTGCCGGTGAAGATGCACTGTTGCCGTACCCGAAAAATGTGTATGAAGGATATCGGATTTTACAGGAGTATCTGTCATTTCCGGAGGCTTTCCACTTCTTTGATATTCATGCACTGGATAAAGTGTTGCCGAAATCAGTGCGTGGCAAAATGACGCTCCGCATTCATTTTTCGAAAACACTCCCGACAGATGTGCGGATTAATCAGAGCAGTTTCCAACTTTACTGTGTGCCGATTATTAACCTGTTCGAGCATGATGCGGATCCAATTGACTTGACCGGTAAGCAGTCTGAATATCGCGTGATTCCATCGAGTCGTTATCCGTCACACTATGAAGTATTCAGTATCGACGGCGTTTATGGCTGGCAGGATAAAACGCAGGATAGTCAACGGATTCGTGGTGAAAAACGCGTTTATCACCCATTTGAAAGTTTTCAGCATCAGGTTGAAAGAGCCAGACACCGCGAAGTGCTCTACTACCGTTCACGCGTCAAAGATAGTCAGCGTAATGATGGCTTCGACACCTTTATGTCGTTTATCCGTGGGGATGAAACGCTCTCGGTCGATGTCGATGAAGCGATTTCGATTCAACTGACCTGTACCAATCGATTATTACCGATTGAGCTTGGGGTCGGAGATATCTGTCAATCAACAGACACCTCGCCCGACTATGTGACGTTCAAAAATATTATTGCACCGACTCAGCCGTTGCGTCCGGTTTTGGATGGCAGCTTGCTGTGGGGGTTAATTTCAAATTTATCATTGAATTATCTGTCGCTGCTTTCGAAAGATGCACTGAGCAGTGTACTTAGAATTTATGACTTCCGCGCTCTTGTTGACCGTCAGGCCGAGCGTGTGGCGAAAAAGCGTTTGGAAGGCATCATCAAAATAGAATCGAAGCCCATAGACAAATTATTAAGAGGGCTTCCTGTACGTGGTTTGCAATCCGAGATTCATATTGATCAGAGCTGTTTTGGTTCGGAAGGTGATCTTTATCTGTTTGGTCGGGTGTTGAGCCACTTTTTTGCTTTGTATGCCAACATCAATTCATTTCATGAACTGATTTTGGTCAACGTCAGTAATAACGAGAAATACTCATGGGGAACCCGGACAGGGATGCAGCCGCTGATATAG
- the glpC gene encoding anaerobic glycerol-3-phosphate dehydrogenase subunit GlpC yields MNRRFTQLAPQSTSFEQCIKCTVCTAYCPVSKANPDYPGPKQCGPDGERLRIKNPAYYDEALKYCTNCKRCETACPSGVKIGDMIAVARGKYGKEPLNPKRIRDYILSHTDLFGTLASPLAPLINATTALPIVKKAMHQVIGVHQHKSLPKYSHGTFRRWFKQNCTRQPLYQHQVTYFHGCYVNYNHPQLGKDFIKVMNAMNIGVRLLEREKCCGVPLMANGFHHKARQNAEANVQSMISAVQDYQTPILATSSTCSFTLQQEYPHVLGVDNSQVADKIEYVTRFLLRSFMNGQQPAMKPLNLHVVYHTPCHLERSGQAIFTIELLKMIPGVTVTVLDSECCGLSGTYGFKTENYSVSMKIGAHLFESIDQSGADMVITDCETCKWQIEENTRLEAIHPISLLAMAIE; encoded by the coding sequence ATGAATCGTCGTTTTACTCAGCTTGCCCCTCAGAGTACCTCGTTTGAACAGTGTATCAAGTGTACGGTATGTACCGCTTATTGTCCGGTTTCGAAGGCAAATCCTGACTACCCGGGCCCGAAACAGTGTGGTCCGGATGGTGAGCGTTTACGTATCAAAAATCCGGCTTATTACGATGAAGCGTTGAAATATTGCACCAATTGCAAACGGTGTGAAACTGCGTGTCCTTCCGGGGTCAAAATTGGCGATATGATTGCTGTGGCCCGTGGTAAATATGGCAAGGAGCCGCTTAATCCGAAACGCATCCGGGATTATATCCTCAGTCATACCGATCTATTCGGTACACTGGCATCACCGTTGGCACCGCTTATCAATGCAACGACCGCTCTACCGATAGTCAAAAAAGCCATGCATCAGGTGATTGGGGTTCACCAGCATAAATCATTACCCAAGTATTCCCACGGGACATTCAGACGGTGGTTCAAACAAAACTGCACCCGTCAGCCGTTGTATCAGCATCAGGTGACTTATTTTCACGGCTGTTATGTGAACTACAACCATCCGCAACTGGGTAAAGACTTCATCAAAGTTATGAATGCGATGAACATCGGAGTTCGCTTGCTGGAGCGTGAAAAATGTTGTGGTGTGCCTTTGATGGCGAACGGATTTCATCACAAAGCACGTCAGAACGCTGAGGCAAATGTTCAATCGATGATATCGGCTGTGCAGGATTATCAAACCCCGATTCTTGCCACGTCGTCGACCTGCTCTTTTACATTGCAGCAGGAATACCCGCATGTACTCGGGGTCGATAATTCTCAGGTCGCCGACAAAATCGAATATGTGACACGATTTTTACTGCGATCATTTATGAATGGACAGCAACCGGCAATGAAACCATTGAATCTGCATGTGGTTTATCACACGCCTTGCCATTTGGAACGCAGCGGACAGGCGATTTTTACCATTGAATTACTGAAAATGATTCCGGGAGTCACGGTGACGGTCCTCGATAGTGAATGTTGTGGCCTTTCCGGAACATATGGTTTTAAGACCGAGAACTATTCGGTATCGATGAAGATCGGGGCACACTTGTTTGAATCGATTGATCAATCGGGTGCGGATATGGTGATCACGGATTGTGAAACCTGTAAATGGCAGATCGAAGAGAACACCCGGCTTGAAGCGATTCACCCGATCAGTTTGCTGGCAATGGCGATTGAGTGA
- a CDS encoding LacI family DNA-binding transcriptional regulator, whose protein sequence is MATIIDVCKAAGVSKATVSRVINGSPQVKEKTRIRVLDAMKSLGFQPNVLAQALATNTSNTIGLILPHFDSYYFGSILKQTAQTLQKSQKKLFVMESHNSEAGEIEALNTLALQRCDAIMIYSRYLSETQLVHYQEQTQRPLVVLNRSLSTQQLVSFSFDQYQLGSLAVEHLLQLGHRNIVCLTTPLNNQTGQLRLQAYRDHLAQHNIPVNEALIIEGKSTHIWGYSAVMQLLDQGQTFSAIFSCNDDMALGAIRALHERGLSVPQDISVMGIDNEPAAFYSIPSLSTVSLPIEQLTIDATNLAINMANKITSTPQHFEYFGALERRESTLPLS, encoded by the coding sequence ATGGCGACAATCATTGATGTCTGTAAAGCGGCCGGTGTATCAAAAGCGACCGTCTCCCGAGTGATCAACGGTAGCCCGCAAGTCAAAGAGAAAACCCGGATACGGGTACTTGATGCGATGAAATCATTGGGATTTCAACCAAACGTTCTGGCACAAGCCTTAGCAACTAACACCTCAAACACGATTGGGCTTATCCTGCCTCACTTTGATAGTTATTACTTCGGTTCAATCTTGAAACAGACCGCGCAAACGCTCCAAAAATCCCAAAAAAAACTGTTTGTCATGGAAAGTCATAACAGTGAAGCCGGAGAAATTGAAGCGCTGAATACACTCGCGCTTCAACGCTGTGATGCCATCATGATCTACAGTCGTTATCTCAGCGAAACTCAGCTCGTCCACTATCAAGAACAGACACAACGACCGCTGGTTGTCTTAAACCGCAGTTTATCCACACAGCAGTTGGTCAGTTTCAGCTTTGACCAATACCAACTCGGTTCGCTTGCGGTAGAACATCTGTTGCAACTCGGCCATCGTAACATTGTTTGTCTGACCACACCGTTGAACAATCAAACTGGCCAGCTTCGATTACAGGCTTATCGCGATCACCTCGCTCAACACAATATTCCAGTGAATGAAGCCTTGATCATCGAGGGGAAAAGCACCCATATCTGGGGATACTCCGCCGTTATGCAGTTGTTGGATCAGGGGCAAACATTCAGTGCCATCTTTTCTTGTAATGACGACATGGCTCTCGGAGCGATCCGGGCGTTACATGAACGAGGGCTTTCGGTGCCTCAGGATATCTCCGTGATGGGTATCGATAATGAGCCAGCGGCATTTTATTCTATCCCGAGCCTATCTACTGTCTCTCTGCCTATCGAACAACTCACCATTGATGCAACCAATCTGGCGATTAACATGGCCAATAAGATCACCAGTACGCCGCAGCATTTCGAATATTTCGGCGCACTGGAACGACGGGAATCAACACTCCCCCTCTCATAA
- the tssE gene encoding type VI secretion system baseplate subunit TssE, which translates to MSYIAPEEVAFGVGFFERLEAGERPRSLTQGPDANDVLNSIKRNVSNVLNTRLGEAQSAPELGLVDFNDATLETLDLAVRIRMAIKDCLRKYEPRLKDIVVTSERDDLNPLSLRFRITAEVNSSAVHDTVKLNLLLDQNRQYRVY; encoded by the coding sequence ATGTCTTATATTGCGCCTGAAGAGGTTGCATTTGGCGTCGGCTTCTTTGAACGTTTGGAAGCCGGCGAAAGACCCCGGTCTTTGACTCAGGGCCCAGATGCAAACGATGTGCTTAATTCGATCAAGCGGAACGTTTCCAATGTTCTGAATACTCGGCTGGGGGAAGCGCAGAGCGCCCCTGAGCTGGGTCTCGTCGATTTTAACGATGCGACACTGGAAACACTTGATCTGGCTGTCAGAATCCGCATGGCGATTAAGGACTGTTTGAGAAAATATGAGCCACGATTGAAAGATATTGTGGTGACGTCAGAAAGAGACGATTTGAACCCATTATCACTGAGATTTCGGATCACCGCAGAAGTGAATAGCAGTGCTGTTCATGACACGGTAAAACTGAATCTGTTATTGGATCAAAACCGTCAATATCGAGTGTATTGA
- a CDS encoding methyl-accepting chemotaxis protein, which translates to MFNRTWRNTSKKQSLNHEPPVKVKAISSHEIGVNQLKEMSFHASATTLVLAYVSPHLPFEAISRKLKEAMPFAKHVVSIMSAGELGGRDKKGLYHATPQSWDNIVIQSFSEQVFQAISIAEVPLYCEDIKSGQIKFTRQDRIARIQNEIKKVNLDFPVSYLDTVALTFFDGLSSSENFFVQALYQSDCFPCYFIGSSAGGKLDFGQADVALDGKILTNKVCLVFVKLAPAIRYGILKTHNFEATSTHFTIAETNAATRTVQTFLDESTMTLQSPLSMLCRHFACPPSELESVLEQYSFGVKIGNETYIRSIANINDEDETINFFCDFSFGDKLYLMKAKDFSESIQRDYAAFQRGKPRDPIAMLANDCILRRLHNGPSLSAVHNFDHIPAVAGFSTFGEFLGLHQNETLTALYLYQVHEGESFHDEYTNNFPIYYSHFKAYFLQNELHSLKKVASLQQTTIRDLFRYKELLERMLQSLQNVASYAKDTSDVLQDVQTQFSGLSSEMRKQAEHSQELQQYVETLKTNSSKIQDILDVIDGIAERTNLLALNAAIEAARAGEQGRGFAVVADEVRNLSQSTQKSLSSTGETVNNLYSSIDAIKDVIETTVALMEHVNNASLDLNEEMSKMLTLSNEASSSIEESINDINEVQSELAQIDQNVLTITRLTESQAQ; encoded by the coding sequence ATGTTCAATCGAACTTGGCGAAATACCTCAAAAAAACAATCCCTGAATCACGAACCCCCAGTCAAAGTAAAAGCAATCTCAAGCCATGAGATTGGTGTCAATCAATTAAAAGAAATGAGCTTCCATGCCAGTGCCACAACACTTGTTCTCGCCTATGTGTCACCACACCTTCCTTTCGAAGCGATTTCAAGAAAATTAAAAGAGGCGATGCCTTTTGCAAAACATGTCGTGTCGATCATGAGTGCAGGAGAGCTGGGCGGGCGGGATAAGAAAGGGCTCTACCATGCCACACCGCAAAGCTGGGATAATATTGTCATCCAAAGCTTCAGTGAGCAGGTATTCCAAGCCATTTCTATCGCTGAAGTGCCTCTTTATTGCGAAGATATCAAAAGTGGTCAAATCAAGTTTACCCGCCAAGACCGGATCGCACGAATTCAGAATGAAATCAAAAAAGTTAACCTTGATTTTCCCGTCAGCTACCTTGATACCGTGGCACTGACGTTCTTTGATGGTCTCTCTTCTTCTGAAAATTTCTTTGTACAAGCCCTCTACCAGTCTGATTGTTTTCCCTGCTACTTTATTGGTAGCTCAGCCGGCGGCAAACTGGATTTTGGTCAGGCCGATGTTGCCTTAGACGGAAAAATCCTGACCAACAAAGTCTGTTTGGTGTTTGTGAAACTGGCACCCGCCATTCGCTATGGCATCTTAAAAACACACAACTTTGAAGCGACGTCAACTCACTTTACGATTGCAGAAACAAACGCCGCCACGCGCACTGTGCAAACATTCCTTGATGAATCGACGATGACACTCCAGTCCCCCCTATCGATGTTATGCCGACATTTTGCTTGTCCCCCATCCGAACTGGAGTCCGTGCTTGAACAATATAGTTTCGGGGTAAAAATTGGCAACGAAACGTATATCCGCTCAATTGCCAATATTAACGATGAAGATGAAACCATCAATTTCTTCTGCGACTTTTCATTCGGTGACAAATTATATCTGATGAAAGCAAAAGATTTCTCAGAATCAATCCAGCGTGATTATGCCGCATTTCAGCGTGGTAAGCCGCGAGACCCCATTGCGATGCTCGCAAACGACTGTATCCTGCGTCGCTTACATAATGGCCCTTCGCTCTCTGCCGTGCATAATTTTGACCATATTCCTGCGGTTGCCGGATTCAGTACATTCGGTGAATTTTTGGGGCTGCATCAAAATGAGACGCTTACCGCGCTTTATCTGTATCAAGTGCACGAAGGGGAATCATTTCACGACGAATACACCAATAACTTTCCCATTTACTACAGCCACTTCAAAGCCTATTTCTTACAGAATGAATTGCATAGTTTGAAGAAAGTCGCTTCACTGCAACAGACCACGATCCGGGACTTATTCCGCTACAAGGAACTATTGGAACGGATGCTTCAAAGCTTACAGAACGTCGCATCTTACGCCAAAGACACCTCAGACGTACTCCAAGATGTTCAGACACAGTTTTCCGGACTCTCCAGTGAAATGAGAAAACAAGCTGAGCATAGTCAGGAACTCCAGCAGTATGTTGAAACCTTGAAAACCAATTCAAGCAAGATTCAGGATATTCTGGATGTCATTGATGGGATAGCCGAAAGAACCAACTTACTGGCACTCAATGCTGCGATTGAGGCCGCCCGAGCCGGAGAACAAGGACGAGGATTTGCCGTCGTTGCCGATGAAGTGAGAAACTTATCCCAAAGTACCCAAAAAAGCCTCAGTTCTACCGGAGAGACGGTGAACAATCTCTATTCTTCAATCGATGCCATCAAAGATGTCATTGAAACAACCGTTGCCCTGATGGAACATGTCAATAACGCTTCACTCGACCTGAATGAAGAAATGAGCAAGATGTTAACCCTGTCCAACGAAGCTTCTTCCAGCATTGAAGAAAGCATCAACGATATCAATGAAGTTCAGTCTGAACTGGCTCAAATTGATCAGAACGTTCTGACCATCACACGGTTGACCGAATCTCAAGCCCAGTAA
- the tssC gene encoding type VI secretion system contractile sheath large subunit, translating to MSATEETVLESPQAGELSLLDEIMAQTRLAPNEEGYDIAKKGVAAFIENLIGSSQESEPVNKSLVDQMLVELDKKISAQMDEILHHEKFQQMESAWRGLKLFVDRTDFRENNKVDIIHVTKEELLEDFEFAPEISQSGLYKQVYSSGYGQFGGEPTGAMIGNYAFTPSTPDMKLLQYMGALGAMAHAPFISSVGPEFFGIDSFEELPNIKDVKSIFESPKYTKWRSLRESEDARYLGLTAPRFLLRVPYDPIENPIKTFNYQESVRESHEHYLWGNTAFAFATRLTDSFAKYRWCPNIIGPQSGGAVEDLPVHVFETMGALQAKIPTEVLITDRKEFELAEEGFIALTMRKGSDNAAFFSANSIQKPKIFPNTKEGKEAETNYKLGTQLPYMMIINRLAHYIKVLQREQIGSWKERQDLERELNGWIKQYVADQENPPADVRSRRPLRAARIEVSDVEGNPGWYQVSLAVRPHFKYMGANFELSLVGRLDQ from the coding sequence ATGTCTGCTACAGAAGAAACGGTACTAGAAAGTCCCCAGGCTGGTGAACTCAGCCTGTTAGATGAAATTATGGCTCAAACACGTCTTGCGCCGAATGAAGAAGGTTATGATATCGCGAAAAAAGGTGTTGCCGCGTTTATCGAAAACCTGATTGGTTCGAGCCAAGAATCAGAACCAGTCAATAAATCACTGGTTGACCAAATGCTGGTTGAGCTGGATAAAAAAATCAGTGCGCAAATGGATGAGATCCTTCACCATGAAAAATTCCAACAAATGGAATCGGCATGGCGTGGACTGAAGCTTTTCGTCGACCGTACCGATTTCAGGGAAAACAACAAAGTTGACATCATCCATGTCACTAAAGAAGAACTGCTGGAAGATTTTGAGTTTGCACCGGAAATCTCTCAATCGGGTTTGTATAAGCAGGTTTATTCTTCTGGTTATGGCCAGTTTGGTGGTGAACCAACAGGCGCGATGATCGGCAACTATGCGTTCACACCATCTACACCGGATATGAAACTACTTCAGTACATGGGCGCGCTTGGCGCAATGGCTCATGCACCGTTCATTTCGAGTGTAGGTCCTGAATTCTTTGGTATCGACTCTTTTGAAGAACTTCCTAATATCAAAGATGTGAAATCGATCTTCGAAAGTCCGAAATATACCAAGTGGCGTTCTCTGCGTGAATCTGAAGATGCACGCTATCTGGGTCTGACTGCACCACGTTTCTTGTTGCGTGTACCTTACGATCCAATCGAAAACCCAATCAAAACCTTTAACTATCAGGAAAGTGTCCGTGAATCTCACGAACATTATCTGTGGGGTAACACCGCCTTTGCATTTGCAACGCGTTTGACCGATAGCTTTGCAAAATACAGATGGTGTCCGAACATCATTGGTCCTCAAAGTGGTGGTGCGGTTGAAGATCTACCGGTCCACGTTTTTGAAACAATGGGTGCTTTACAAGCGAAGATTCCAACGGAAGTGCTGATCACTGACCGTAAAGAATTTGAACTTGCAGAAGAAGGTTTCATTGCACTGACGATGCGTAAAGGCAGCGACAATGCAGCATTCTTCTCTGCCAACTCGATTCAGAAGCCAAAAATCTTCCCGAATACGAAAGAAGGTAAAGAAGCAGAAACCAACTACAAGCTGGGTACTCAGCTCCCTTACATGATGATCATCAACCGTCTCGCGCACTACATCAAAGTATTGCAACGCGAACAGATCGGTTCATGGAAAGAGAGACAAGATCTTGAGCGTGAACTGAATGGTTGGATCAAACAGTATGTTGCTGATCAGGAAAACCCACCGGCAGACGTTCGTAGTCGTCGTCCACTTCGTGCTGCACGCATTGAAGTGTCCGATGTAGAAGGTAACCCAGGCTGGTATCAGGTATCGCTGGCAGTTCGCCCACACTTCAAGTACATGGGTGCGAACTTTGAACTGTCACTCGTTGGCCGTTTAGATCAGTAA